TCGTCAACCCCTTTAAGGTGCTGGCGGTGCTTCAAACCCACATTCCGGCAAAGCTGCTGGAAGGCCATTACGCCGAACAGAATCCGGCGGTATTTGGCAAACGGGAAGTGATCTTATCAATGTATTTGAGCAGAGATGACAATGGATAAGCAACAGGCGCGTAGCACCATCAAAGAAACCTTTGAGCAGTCTTTTGATAAGACGCGCTTCATCGCCTTTATCAAGAATCTCCTGAATCGAATCGAAGAAGCGCCATTCACCTATCAGGGGCAATACATTCCTGACGCTTATAAACCCTATATCAGCATCTTAGAACGCATTGGCAAATTCAGTGAGGGCGAGAACAGAATTGATATTTTAGCCATCAAGCTTAAAAAAGAAACCTCACTGGAGCGTGCCCGCACCATGCAGCGAAATTTTGTTGCATGGTATCTAAACGGCAGCCGTGGCGGCGAACTCAAAGATGCAGCGTTGGTAGCTTTTGTGTCACCGGATCAAATCGACTGGCGTTTTTCGCTGGTCAAGATGGACTATAAGTTTGAAGAAACCAAAACCGGCAAAATAAAGGTAAAAGAAGAGTTCACCCCTGCCCGACGCTGGTCTTTTCTGGTGGGCGTCAATGAAAGAAGTCACACCGCCCAGAGTCGTCTGGTTAATATTCTGGCAAATGATGAACAAGTCCCGACACTGAAAGAGATCGAAAACGCATTTGATATTGAAACTGTCACTAAAGAATTTTTCCTCAAATACCGTGGCCTTTTTATTCGCACAAAAGAAGCATTGGATAAAGTGGTCAAGAATGATGCCAGAATCAAAGCTGACTTTGAAGCCAAGGGCGTAAACACGGTTGATTTTGTCAAAAAACTGCTGGGGCAGATCGTTTTTCTCTACTTCCTGCAGAAA
This portion of the Candidatus Desulfatibia profunda genome encodes:
- a CDS encoding class I SAM-dependent DNA methyltransferase → MDKQQARSTIKETFEQSFDKTRFIAFIKNLLNRIEEAPFTYQGQYIPDAYKPYISILERIGKFSEGENRIDILAIKLKKETSLERARTMQRNFVAWYLNGSRGGELKDAALVAFVSPDQIDWRFSLVKMDYKFEETKTGKIKVKEEFTPARRWSFLVGVNERSHTAQSRLVNILANDEQVPTLKEIENAFDIETVTKEFFLKYRGLFIRTKEALDKVVKNDARIKADFEAKGVNTVDFVKKLLGQIVFLYFLQKKGWFGVGRDADWGTGSKQFLRELFEKKHGEYKNFFN